In Actinomycetota bacterium, the following proteins share a genomic window:
- a CDS encoding NTP transferase domain-containing protein gives MGVVLAAGRSERLVNVTAGGSKALVRIGGLALVERAVRGLLAEGLERVVVVVGYQAGPVAAVVDRLAPGRVRAAFAEDWALGNGVSLAAAEPHVRDEDLFLLVTMDHLFGDGALKALVRTGAPSVLVDHAPDPSAWAEGTRVHLREEHAVAFSKGLDDPSIDCGAFLLPPAVFDAQRRAAARGDGSLAGAVTELATTRPLAAVPLPRGVWWQDVDTPEDLRRGAKLLRRSLTKAADGPVSRYLNRPLSTRLSMALAHLPIHPDVVSVVALLVAAAAAWSLGMGAGVAGA, from the coding sequence ATGGGCGTGGTCTTGGCCGCGGGGCGCTCCGAACGGCTCGTCAACGTGACGGCCGGGGGGTCCAAGGCGCTCGTGCGCATAGGTGGTCTGGCCCTGGTCGAGCGCGCCGTGCGCGGCCTGCTCGCCGAGGGCCTGGAGCGCGTCGTCGTGGTCGTCGGCTATCAGGCCGGTCCCGTGGCGGCGGTGGTCGACCGACTCGCCCCCGGCCGCGTCCGAGCTGCTTTCGCCGAGGACTGGGCGCTCGGCAACGGGGTGTCGCTCGCCGCCGCCGAGCCTCACGTGCGCGATGAAGATCTGTTCCTGCTCGTCACGATGGACCACCTGTTCGGCGATGGCGCGCTGAAGGCGCTCGTAAGGACGGGTGCCCCGTCCGTTCTGGTTGATCACGCGCCGGACCCGTCAGCATGGGCCGAGGGGACGCGAGTTCATCTACGCGAGGAGCACGCGGTCGCATTCTCCAAGGGACTCGACGACCCATCGATCGATTGCGGGGCGTTCCTGTTGCCTCCGGCGGTGTTCGATGCGCAGCGGCGCGCCGCGGCGCGGGGCGACGGCTCGCTGGCCGGCGCCGTGACCGAGCTCGCCACAACCCGTCCGCTCGCGGCCGTGCCGCTCCCGCGCGGCGTCTGGTGGCAGGATGTCGACACGCCCGAGGACCTGCGGCGAGGTGCCAAGCTCTTGCGTCGCTCGCTCACCAAGGCGGCCGACGGACCCGTCTCCCGATACCTGAACCGACCGCTGTCGACGCGCTTGTCGATGGCACTCGCTCACCTGCCGATCCATCCGGACGTCGTGTCGGTGGTTGCGCTTCTCGTCGCGGCCGCAGCGGCGTGGAGCCTCGGCATGGGCGCCGGGGTCGCCGGCGCC